A single genomic interval of Bacteroidota bacterium harbors:
- a CDS encoding Crp/Fnr family transcriptional regulator codes for MYEQLRRHIQSLIEISDDELNLVDLFFERQIIPRKKFLLQEGNVCRFVAFVEQGTIRHFHTKNGNEKTCDISFEGRWVTDFQSFNTQQPAVINLQAMEDSSLLIISRDQLTTLYTQYPKYETFGRLIAEQIAQRATEIAMSLSSERPEERFRNLMLNQADMFQRVPQKYIANFLGVSPETLSRIRLRILKREKS; via the coding sequence ATGTACGAGCAATTACGCCGTCATATTCAATCGCTGATTGAAATTTCTGACGATGAGCTGAACTTAGTTGATCTGTTTTTTGAACGGCAGATCATTCCCCGCAAAAAATTTCTTTTGCAAGAAGGCAATGTGTGCCGGTTCGTTGCTTTTGTTGAGCAAGGCACCATACGCCACTTTCACACAAAAAACGGCAACGAAAAAACTTGTGATATTTCCTTTGAAGGCCGTTGGGTTACCGATTTTCAGAGCTTTAACACACAACAACCTGCGGTAATTAATTTACAGGCAATGGAAGATAGTTCATTGCTAATCATTAGTCGTGATCAATTAACTACTCTTTATACGCAATACCCGAAATATGAAACTTTCGGACGGCTCATTGCAGAACAAATTGCACAAAGAGCCACTGAAATAGCCATGTCGCTGTCTTCTGAGCGTCCGGAGGAACGATTTCGCAATCTTATGCTTAATCAGGCTGATATGTTTCAGCGTGTACCTCAAAAATACATTGCCAATTTTCTTGGTGTAAGTCCCGAAACGCTGAGCAGAATCCGCCTCCGGATACTTAAACGCGAAAAATCTTGA
- a CDS encoding helix-turn-helix transcriptional regulator — protein MKKRGPRRKSGISDPAIVQLGKRIRDLRKAAGYSSHETFAYEHNIARAQYLAYEHGRDLQFSNLLRIVRAHRMSLADFFAEGFEEE, from the coding sequence ATGAAGAAGCGAGGCCCCAGGCGTAAATCAGGTATTTCCGATCCGGCAATTGTGCAGCTTGGAAAACGGATACGTGATTTGCGCAAAGCCGCCGGTTATAGTAGTCACGAAACATTTGCCTACGAACACAATATTGCCCGCGCGCAATACCTTGCCTACGAGCATGGCCGCGATTTGCAGTTCAGTAACCTCTTACGCATTGTACGCGCGCACCGTATGAGTCTGGCCGATTTTTTTGCCGAAGGTTTTGAAGAAGAATAA